Proteins from one Microcoleus sp. FACHB-672 genomic window:
- a CDS encoding Hsp70 family protein, with protein METLETIGFDLGHGETAVAKAVIESIEPPEMLEVNNKKNQITALGWHPELGYLVGEQALIQVGVTQLQIAFKQKPNQDASYRETLRSFLKTYYSLLKESKQIQGEKNSYFYVGCPSGWSLEDREEYQKLLQEAGIPLLNVIPESRAAFMQAKEAGKLEYNKLTSSVLIVDIGSSTTDFTLVKSLSEIPIDFGSNELGASLIDKAIFERTLANHEQKELLEKVFSQYSHHKARCELACRKAKEDYFSNEQLYSSPQSFARGFESINEQIYFIPQVNQSIMEEILNHPLVELGKKSWIQSFREAVTVAKEKLDKQGIAPKVVLMTGGASRMKFTRLICEKTFPEPDTQVRPDPEPERCIALGLARVGRWDLRAAAFKQEMNYLFDSNFFRNLIEKNLPNLIELLTNSLSDELIKSIVKTGLKDWQHNKIRTLSDLEVSMKQRAEQWVKSNETQALINSQCLAWFNSKIQPELADKTDPICRKFQIPRSSLRFEEGIAPAAVNPELQIGDAILAEIVSFIINVVIGGGTLASLLTLILTGHLAWPIALVYGASALAAGMELNRKGVKDTIKTNLDVPGWMRSNLLSDSKIDSICKEINPELEKVLKEQLAANQETFDQLMEKVELGLKDALNAKIQEAIILIQ; from the coding sequence ATGGAAACTTTAGAAACAATCGGTTTCGACCTGGGACATGGAGAAACAGCCGTTGCCAAAGCTGTAATCGAAAGCATTGAACCTCCAGAAATGCTGGAAGTTAACAATAAAAAAAATCAAATTACTGCCCTAGGTTGGCATCCTGAACTTGGCTATCTTGTGGGAGAGCAAGCCTTAATTCAAGTTGGGGTTACTCAGCTACAAATCGCTTTTAAGCAAAAACCTAATCAAGATGCAAGTTATCGAGAAACCCTCCGAAGTTTCTTAAAAACCTACTACTCTCTTTTGAAAGAAAGTAAGCAAATTCAAGGCGAGAAAAACAGCTATTTTTATGTAGGTTGCCCTTCAGGTTGGTCACTAGAAGATCGTGAAGAGTACCAAAAGCTGCTTCAGGAAGCTGGAATTCCGCTGCTGAATGTGATCCCAGAATCACGAGCGGCTTTTATGCAAGCCAAGGAAGCCGGTAAACTTGAATACAACAAGCTGACCTCATCGGTACTCATTGTTGATATTGGTTCTTCAACAACTGATTTTACTCTCGTTAAAAGCTTATCCGAAATCCCCATAGATTTTGGCAGTAATGAGCTGGGGGCTTCTCTAATTGATAAAGCAATTTTTGAACGTACGCTAGCCAATCACGAGCAAAAAGAATTACTTGAGAAAGTTTTTTCTCAATATTCACATCACAAAGCTCGCTGTGAACTTGCCTGCCGCAAAGCCAAGGAAGATTATTTTTCTAACGAACAGCTTTACAGTTCCCCTCAATCTTTTGCACGGGGGTTTGAGTCGATTAACGAACAAATTTATTTTATCCCCCAAGTCAATCAATCAATTATGGAGGAAATTTTAAACCACCCCTTAGTTGAATTAGGGAAAAAGAGTTGGATTCAATCATTTCGTGAAGCAGTCACGGTGGCGAAAGAAAAGCTTGATAAACAAGGCATTGCACCGAAAGTCGTGCTAATGACAGGTGGGGCATCTCGCATGAAGTTTACCCGTCTTATTTGCGAGAAAACCTTCCCCGAACCCGACACGCAAGTTCGTCCTGATCCAGAACCTGAGCGCTGCATTGCACTGGGTTTAGCGCGAGTGGGAAGATGGGATTTGCGGGCGGCTGCTTTCAAACAAGAAATGAATTACTTATTTGATTCAAATTTTTTCAGAAATCTCATTGAAAAAAATCTGCCAAATTTAATAGAATTATTGACCAACTCACTTTCAGATGAATTAATTAAATCCATCGTTAAAACTGGGTTAAAAGATTGGCAACATAACAAAATTAGAACTTTATCTGATCTCGAAGTCTCTATGAAACAGCGAGCGGAGCAGTGGGTTAAAAGTAATGAAACTCAGGCTCTCATCAATAGCCAATGTCTGGCTTGGTTTAATAGCAAAATTCAGCCTGAGTTAGCCGATAAAACCGATCCGATTTGTCGAAAATTTCAGATTCCCAGAAGTAGTTTAAGGTTTGAGGAAGGGATCGCGCCGGCTGCGGTTAATCCGGAACTTCAGATCGGAGATGCGATTCTTGCCGAAATCGTGTCATTTATCATCAATGTGGTGATTGGTGGAGGCACTCTTGCTAGCCTACTGACTTTAATCTTAACTGGACATTTAGCTTGGCCAATCGCCCTCGTTTATGGAGCTTCAGCTTTAGCGGCAGGAATGGAGCTAAATCGTAAGGGCGTTAAAGATACGATTAAAACAAATTTAGATGTTCCCGGTTGGATGCGTTCAAATTTGTTAAGCGACAGTAAAATTGACAGTATATGCAAGGAAATAAATCCGGAGTTGGAGAAGGTTCTTAAAGAACAACTGGCGGCGAATCAGGAAACTTTTGATCAATTAATGGAAAAAGTTGAGTTAGGGCTAAAAGACGCTCTGAATGCAAAGATTCAAGAAGCGATCATTTTAATTCAATAA
- a CDS encoding YtxH domain-containing protein yields MSNNRSGFFFGGVLLGAAIGTVTGLLLAPRTGRDTRKLLKKSADALPELAEDLSTSVQMQADRLSETALRNWDGTLTRLREAIAAGIEASGRERQILSETEAADSLASRAPMRDAYGDVVANSTGEVIPTEMPQER; encoded by the coding sequence ATGTCAAATAACCGCTCAGGATTCTTTTTTGGGGGTGTGCTGTTAGGAGCCGCCATTGGCACAGTAACTGGCCTGCTGCTGGCCCCTCGTACAGGCCGCGACACACGCAAGCTGCTGAAAAAATCTGCAGACGCCCTCCCGGAATTAGCCGAAGACTTGTCAACCAGCGTACAAATGCAAGCGGATCGCCTCTCAGAAACAGCGCTGCGGAATTGGGATGGAACCCTAACTAGATTGCGCGAAGCCATTGCCGCCGGCATAGAAGCCTCTGGGCGAGAGCGTCAAATCCTTAGCGAAACAGAAGCCGCAGATTCCCTAGCGTCCCGTGCTCCGATGCGTGATGCTTACGGTGACGTCGTGGCTAACTCGACTGGAGAGGTAATCCCAACGGAAATGCCTCAGGAACGCTAA
- the rimP gene encoding ribosome maturation factor RimP, whose protein sequence is MTHPLIPQIIELATPVAEALELEVVSAVFHTNQSPPVLRVDIRNRQEDTGLDDCERMSRALEAALDATDIIPEAYVLEISSPGISRQLATDREFISFKGFPVTVSASEAYHGHVEWAGQLIRRDETAVYLNQKGRIISIPRHLVAKVELDERQ, encoded by the coding sequence ATGACTCATCCCCTGATCCCACAAATCATCGAATTGGCTACACCTGTTGCAGAAGCGCTCGAATTAGAAGTTGTCAGTGCGGTTTTTCACACTAACCAAAGTCCGCCGGTGTTGAGAGTCGATATCCGCAACCGGCAGGAAGATACCGGCTTAGATGACTGCGAACGCATGAGTCGGGCGCTGGAAGCCGCCTTAGATGCCACAGATATCATTCCCGAAGCTTATGTGCTGGAAATTTCTAGTCCCGGTATATCGCGGCAACTGGCAACAGACAGAGAGTTTATCTCTTTTAAAGGCTTTCCGGTGACGGTCAGCGCGTCTGAAGCCTATCACGGTCATGTAGAGTGGGCAGGCCAATTGATTCGCCGGGATGAGACAGCCGTTTACCTCAATCAAAAAGGTCGGATCATTTCCATTCCCCGGCATTTGGTCGCCAAAGTTGAGCTGGACGAACGGCAGTGA
- a CDS encoding DUF948 domain-containing protein, whose translation MIDPIFWLGLSILLVAVSLTAVLVAALPALQELARAARSVEKLAETLSRELPPTLEAIRLTGMEISDLTDDVSEGVNSATDVVKQVDQTLGGAKQQAKKAQVTTRSVFTGIQTAWKTFTRPSAGSETPRRPVGRLPASQRPPFEVRDRLNSPEESRRNGEDVPMEQNPNASRLQPRLENAGQPDWEIAPPPPSDIPPPDR comes from the coding sequence GTGATAGACCCCATTTTTTGGCTAGGACTGTCAATTTTGCTGGTTGCAGTCAGTTTAACTGCTGTTTTGGTGGCAGCCTTGCCGGCCTTACAGGAGTTAGCTCGGGCTGCGCGGAGTGTGGAAAAATTAGCTGAGACATTATCGCGTGAGTTGCCCCCTACCCTGGAAGCTATCCGCCTCACGGGCATGGAAATCAGCGATCTAACCGATGATGTCAGCGAAGGAGTCAACAGCGCCACCGATGTTGTCAAACAAGTCGATCAAACCCTTGGCGGCGCGAAGCAGCAGGCCAAAAAAGCGCAAGTCACTACTCGCAGCGTTTTTACCGGCATCCAAACTGCTTGGAAAACCTTTACGCGTCCCTCTGCCGGTTCAGAAACCCCTCGCCGGCCTGTAGGCCGTCTTCCAGCGTCTCAAAGACCCCCCTTCGAGGTTCGGGATCGCTTGAATTCCCCAGAAGAATCTCGGCGCAACGGTGAGGACGTTCCTATGGAGCAAAACCCCAATGCTTCCCGGTTGCAGCCCCGCCTTGAAAATGCCGGTCAACCTGATTGGGAAATTGCTCCACCTCCTCCCTCAGATATTCCCCCACCTGACCGTTAA